Within the Spirochaetota bacterium genome, the region ATTCATCACATTGATTGTGAAGGTGCAATCGTGTAACACACGTATGCAAAATATTTTTGTTGCATATGGAGTTTACCCAATAAATATCCAGATAATCACAATTGCAGTATCCCACCTGCCGTATTGTGGCATTAGAAGCAGTTGATGTAAAAAATACAATGACAGCATCCTTTTACCATAAATACCTCATAGTGGCAATAAATAACTTATTTTCCATAATACGTACTTTTACATTGATTTTTTACCTTAGTGTTTTATGATGTAGTGCCATTAAAATATTTATAAGAGGAAAAACCCAATGTATACAACATTTAAATATTTAACAAATCTAGAAGTGAGAGTGGATCAAAAGGAAGAATGATTATCCACGGAACTTTTAGTGATAACGGTATATTTATTGAAGAATTTCAGCCTTCTTTATGGTCAAAATACTTTACTGATGAATATGAGGAACAAAATCTTAACGAAGGTGATGATTGGTACTCAGAAAAGAGTAAAAGAATTCCATTGCCAATCCCTGTATGGGTATTACACAACAAATCTAATATTCAATGGGGTTGGTTTGTTGATATCGATAAAAACATATTCAGGGGGAAAAAAGTGCGTTGATAATAGTAGCTCCAGGATATAAATTAACACTTCGATAGGATTTGGAGACAACAATGAAAACACGAATTAACATTTCTTTATTTTTTCTTGGATTGGGAGGACAGATAGCATGGGCTATCGAAAATCAGTTCTTCAACACATTCATGTATGACCGCATAATCCCTGACCCACGCTATGTTTCCATTATGGTGGCACTTTCCGCAATCACTGCTACTGTGACTGCAATTGTCATGGGAGCGTTTTCCGACTCACTTGGCAAGCGCAAACCATTTCTGCTCTATGGATATATGGCCTGGAGCGTTTCTATCTGGATTATCCCTATGGCGGAGTGGATAAGACCTGTACTTCTTGCTGCATGGGTGGTCATATTTCTAGATTCGCTTATGACATTTTTTGGCTCCACATCGTACGATGCTGTGTACAATGCCTACCTGACTGATGTCACCAACGACAGCAATCGTGGAAAAGCTCAGGGGTTACTATCGCTTGCAACATGGCTTGCACTTTTGCTTGTGTATGGTACGTCAGGTTCCATTGTTGCAAAATGGGGCTACTTTGTGTTTTTTGGCATTGCGGGTGCACTGGTGCTTTTATCAGGCATTGCTGGTGGAATTGCTGCAATTGAACCACAAAGGGCGATAGCTCCCGTTAAAGAGTCTTTGCTTACACGAATCAAAGAAAGCCTCAACACACAGTCCTTGAGGCACAATAAAAATCTTTTATATGTTCTGCTTGCCATTGGATTCTGGGGAATGGCTTTCAATGTCTTTTTTCCGTATTTACTTATCTATCTCAAACACTTTTTAAAGATAGATATTGCAACCTCTTCAGTGTTGATTGCAGTATCAATTCTGGTTGGAGGAATACTGGCATCAATCCCTGCAGGAATTTTTGCCGATAAAATTGGACGCAAACCCATTGCGGTGTTTGCAGTTATCCTTATTTCTTTATCATTAATTGCATTTTCTTATGCACGGGCACCGATAACTATCGGGATTTTAGCAACCATGTGGATAATTGCACAAACAATATGGATGACAGCCACAGGCGCCTGGAGCAAAGATTTATTTCCTGAAGAGCGCAGAGGTGAGTTTGCAGGATATTTTACATTATTTTATGTTGCATTTACAATGATACCAGGCCCACTTATTGGTGCAGTAGTAGCCGACAGGTGGGGCATCAGAGAGATTATCGATGGCAAACCGGGCATCATCCCAACGCCAGAAATTTTTCAGGTTTCAGCCATTTTGATTTTAATTACAATTGTCCCATTGCTATTTGCAAAGGAATTACGTAATGCTACAACTGCACACGAGAAATGATGACACCATATCATCAATCTCATAAATAACAATAACTTCTTTAAATGAGAAGGATTTAACTTTACCATCTTGATGAATTTATTCTACTTGGTCATTTTGACAAGCGCATTCCCACTTCATCATTTTGAGGAGCGCATTCGCCATTCTGTCATTTCGAGGAGCAAAGCAACGAGAAATCTTCCCCACTGGCAAATAAGATTTCTCATCCCGATACATCGGGATGAGAAATGACAACGTGTGCAATCGAGTTTTCGAGATGACAATGTGTTCAATCGGACATTCGAAATGGCAACGCGTGCAATGAGGTATTTGAAACAACAATGAAAGTGAAAGGCATCTGAAATCACAATGTGTGCTCATTTTGCTTGCTAACCACTTTTTTTAAACAGCCACGCTAAGTTACAATCGTACAGGCACATCTTAAAACTGCTTTCTTCTTTACAACACACAATAAAGATAGCAGTTTTCTACGTATGTGCCTGCAGGTGCACATCGTTAACAATGGATTCTTAGAAATCCCCCTATTTTATATTCTTTATATAGCCTTCTATATCCTCAATATCATCGCTTGTCAGATTACAGTTAGTTTTATAATCTGCATTGGTTTCCTTTGCAACTCTGCCAACAATTTTCCAGAATGTTCCAAAGTTATCAATATTTGCCCGTGCCACAAACATAGGGCCGCGGAATCCTTTCATAATCCCGGGCATCTGCATATATCCCCAAATACCTGAAGCAAATTTATACCACTGTACTGTAGTAGGTGCAAATGCCCACTCAGCCTTTTCATACACTTCAGTGAGCGCTCCGCCATAGGTGCATACAGCTTTACCATTTTTATTTTCGATAGTTAACTGCACCTTTGGCATACCATCACAATCACGGCGTGACATTACCAGCACCTGCTTGTTGCGAACTTCCCCGGTATACTTGTTTTCAGTGAGTATCCA harbors:
- a CDS encoding MFS transporter, which codes for MKTRINISLFFLGLGGQIAWAIENQFFNTFMYDRIIPDPRYVSIMVALSAITATVTAIVMGAFSDSLGKRKPFLLYGYMAWSVSIWIIPMAEWIRPVLLAAWVVIFLDSLMTFFGSTSYDAVYNAYLTDVTNDSNRGKAQGLLSLATWLALLLVYGTSGSIVAKWGYFVFFGIAGALVLLSGIAGGIAAIEPQRAIAPVKESLLTRIKESLNTQSLRHNKNLLYVLLAIGFWGMAFNVFFPYLLIYLKHFLKIDIATSSVLIAVSILVGGILASIPAGIFADKIGRKPIAVFAVILISLSLIAFSYARAPITIGILATMWIIAQTIWMTATGAWSKDLFPEERRGEFAGYFTLFYVAFTMIPGPLIGAVVADRWGIREIIDGKPGIIPTPEIFQVSAILILITIVPLLFAKELRNATTAHEK